Proteins encoded by one window of Swingsia samuiensis:
- the tssC gene encoding type VI secretion system contractile sheath large subunit, giving the protein MSDTSRSPQNQPQTVTTETESGAGLLSQVVAATRQTEPDRAAELVRALVDEASKGTIHFDRNLNRTIERAVDALDASISQQLNAIMHDPKFLKLEGSWRGLHYLVKNSETGNNLKIRVLNATKRELHRDLTRAVEFDQSLLFRKIYENEFGTPGGEPYAALIGDFEWTNAPEDIETLREISHVSAAAFAPFISAAGAGMFGFKDWRELVNPRDLSKTFDTAEFLKWRGFRESEDSRFVSLTLPRVLSRLPYGEGVNPVEEFRYEEAPRTADGKPLALEHDQYCWMNAAYVMGARMTEAFERTGFCTMIRGKEGGGRIDDLPQHIFQSDDGDMDAKCPTEIGITDRRENELSNLGFLPVSHYKNEDYAVFFGAQTTQKPKVYDSPEATANAAISARLPYIMASSRFAHYLKVMARDKIGSFMQASDCERWLNDWINNYVNGNDHAGPDSKARYPLREARVEVTEIAGRPGSYNAVAYMRPWLQMEELTTSMRMVARIPERN; this is encoded by the coding sequence ATGTCTGACACCTCTCGTTCACCTCAAAATCAACCCCAGACAGTTACCACGGAAACAGAATCTGGCGCTGGGTTGCTCTCACAAGTTGTTGCAGCAACACGTCAAACAGAACCTGACCGCGCAGCAGAACTCGTACGTGCTCTCGTCGATGAAGCAAGCAAAGGTACCATCCACTTTGATCGTAACCTGAATCGTACGATTGAACGGGCTGTTGATGCGCTTGATGCGAGCATTTCCCAACAACTAAATGCGATCATGCATGATCCAAAGTTCTTAAAATTGGAAGGAAGCTGGCGCGGTCTACACTATCTTGTTAAGAACAGTGAGACAGGAAACAACCTAAAAATTCGCGTTCTTAACGCAACAAAAAGAGAGCTCCACCGGGATCTCACCCGTGCTGTTGAGTTCGATCAATCCCTTCTTTTCCGTAAAATTTACGAAAATGAATTCGGCACACCAGGCGGTGAACCGTATGCTGCCCTCATCGGGGATTTTGAATGGACCAACGCCCCCGAAGATATTGAAACGCTCCGTGAAATCAGCCATGTTTCTGCGGCAGCTTTTGCTCCTTTCATTTCAGCCGCCGGGGCTGGGATGTTCGGCTTCAAAGACTGGAGAGAGCTCGTCAACCCACGTGACCTGTCCAAAACCTTTGATACAGCAGAATTTCTCAAATGGCGTGGCTTCCGCGAAAGTGAAGACAGTCGCTTCGTCTCTCTTACCCTTCCCCGCGTTCTATCTCGCCTTCCTTATGGCGAAGGTGTTAACCCGGTTGAAGAGTTCCGTTATGAAGAGGCTCCTCGCACAGCCGATGGAAAGCCACTTGCTCTTGAGCACGATCAATATTGCTGGATGAACGCTGCATACGTCATGGGTGCACGCATGACAGAAGCCTTTGAACGCACAGGCTTCTGCACCATGATCCGCGGAAAAGAAGGCGGCGGCCGTATTGATGATTTGCCACAACATATCTTCCAATCGGATGATGGGGATATGGATGCAAAATGCCCAACTGAAATTGGCATCACAGATCGTCGTGAAAACGAGCTGTCAAACCTTGGTTTCCTTCCTGTCAGCCACTATAAAAATGAAGACTACGCTGTCTTCTTTGGTGCCCAAACCACTCAAAAACCAAAAGTGTATGACAGTCCGGAAGCAACCGCTAACGCGGCCATTTCTGCACGGTTACCATATATCATGGCCTCAAGCCGCTTTGCCCATTACCTCAAGGTGATGGCTCGTGATAAAATTGGTTCCTTCATGCAAGCAAGTGACTGTGAACGTTGGCTCAATGATTGGATCAATAATTACGTCAATGGGAACGATCATGCTGGGCCAGATAGCAAAGCACGTTATCCCCTCCGTGAAGCACGTGTTGAAGTGACAGAAATTGCAGGACGCCCTGGCTCCTACAACGCTGTGGCCTACATGCGCCCATGGTTACAGATGGAAGAACTGACCACAAGCATGCGCATGGTCGCACGTATTCCAGAGCGGAACTAA
- the tssC gene encoding type VI secretion system contractile sheath large subunit, translated as MSTAGSSQSNIPPQQDDLKKSSLRNGMLAGQHTQPDWDFESFEDFLKNDRDALSIWLGDDLFNAFHPTSSHHLKTFIRGQIDRDLAQIDTLIAQQIDAILHHPRFSRFEGSWRGLHWLVSSCDPAENIHIRVFSMKWHELERDFARALEFDQSSFFKLIYEDEFGHPGGQPFGLLVIDHEIAHQPKKRTAFDPTPPVDDVAVLRQIAAVSAAAFIPTILTASPRLLGVESFSELSLTQHITAALADMDHIRWRSFVTQEDTRFLCLTLPRMRARARWSRDNNILRHEEYAPSSQEVCWHSASYAFARNVLRAQHNYNWPADVRGVTPGQETGSFVSDTVKDPFRFGAITQIPRAPIEVAFSAPQTQDLLEAGFMPLNTLPFGGTAFASTRSLQATPTTPRNPTAEQANRRISAEIVSLLCVCRFAHHIKMLGRDMIGRIATPSALERELQDWLGRYTNASSLSSGESRARYPLLSSRVAISAREDQPGHYGCIIHLQPHYQLDDISTTFRLVTTLSSAERSAAPAQLETT; from the coding sequence ATGTCAACTGCTGGTTCCAGCCAATCAAATATACCACCTCAGCAAGACGATTTGAAAAAATCGTCTTTGAGGAATGGAATGTTGGCGGGCCAGCATACCCAGCCTGATTGGGATTTTGAATCCTTTGAAGATTTTCTTAAAAACGACCGTGATGCTCTCAGTATCTGGCTCGGCGATGATCTTTTCAATGCGTTTCATCCTACCTCCTCACATCATCTAAAAACATTTATTCGGGGGCAGATTGATCGCGACCTTGCACAAATCGATACGCTGATCGCGCAACAGATTGACGCTATTCTCCACCACCCACGCTTTTCTCGGTTTGAAGGATCGTGGCGCGGTTTACATTGGCTTGTTTCGTCGTGTGATCCAGCAGAAAACATTCATATTCGTGTTTTCTCCATGAAGTGGCACGAACTTGAACGCGACTTCGCTCGTGCCCTTGAGTTTGACCAATCATCCTTTTTCAAACTGATCTATGAAGATGAGTTTGGACATCCGGGAGGTCAACCTTTTGGTTTGCTCGTCATTGATCATGAGATTGCCCATCAACCTAAAAAACGTACCGCTTTTGACCCCACCCCTCCCGTGGATGATGTCGCGGTTCTACGTCAAATTGCAGCTGTTTCAGCGGCAGCTTTCATTCCAACCATTCTAACGGCTTCTCCACGCCTTCTTGGGGTTGAATCTTTTTCTGAACTTAGTCTTACGCAACATATCACCGCGGCCTTGGCCGACATGGATCATATTCGCTGGCGCAGCTTTGTCACACAAGAAGACACGCGCTTCTTATGCCTTACGTTACCTCGCATGCGCGCACGTGCTCGTTGGTCTCGAGATAATAACATATTGCGTCATGAAGAATATGCCCCCAGCTCCCAAGAAGTATGCTGGCACTCAGCAAGCTATGCCTTTGCAAGAAATGTCTTACGGGCACAGCATAATTATAACTGGCCAGCCGATGTCCGCGGCGTAACACCCGGACAAGAAACAGGCAGCTTTGTTTCTGATACAGTAAAAGACCCATTTCGCTTTGGTGCTATCACACAGATTCCACGCGCACCAATCGAAGTTGCTTTTTCTGCGCCACAAACACAAGATTTGCTTGAAGCTGGTTTCATGCCCCTCAATACGTTGCCTTTTGGGGGAACAGCTTTCGCTTCAACCCGAAGCTTACAAGCTACCCCTACAACACCACGCAACCCTACGGCAGAGCAGGCCAATCGTCGTATTTCTGCGGAAATCGTCTCCTTACTCTGTGTCTGCCGCTTTGCCCATCACATCAAAATGCTTGGTCGTGATATGATTGGACGTATTGCAACCCCCAGCGCCCTTGAACGCGAATTACAGGATTGGTTAGGCCGTTACACCAATGCCAGTAGTCTTTCTTCCGGGGAAAGCCGGGCGCGTTACCCCCTTCTGTCTAGCCGCGTTGCGATTAGTGCACGTGAAGATCAACCTGGCCATTATGGATGTATCATTCACTTGCAACCGCATTATCAGCTTGATGATATTTCCACGACGTTCCGTCTCGTCACTACTCTTAGTTCCGCTGAGCGCTCGGCCGCTCCGGCTCAATTGGAGACTACCTAA
- a CDS encoding type VI secretion system accessory protein TagJ, with translation MTLSADTLFQQGDLEGAIAAATAAVKANPSDPAPRLLLAELSLFMGDLQRAETLIAALLSIDPNMSLVAAEFRQLLRAETQRRAILEEGAAPEFVLDPTPSQKESLRALTALRTGDTKAAIEAAQTAESLRVQASGSYVRSGKPTEFDDFRDADDILCGSIEILTTTGKCFWIPLESFIEITFHAPRRPRDLFWRRASVVVRGGPEGEVYLPALYYPSGNTNALRLGRETDWISDQGPVRGQGQRVFLAGEEALDILQAEEITFG, from the coding sequence ATGACTTTATCTGCAGACACCCTTTTTCAACAAGGAGATCTTGAAGGTGCTATTGCAGCAGCCACGGCAGCTGTTAAAGCAAACCCTTCAGATCCTGCTCCGCGCCTTCTCCTTGCTGAGCTGAGCCTTTTTATGGGCGACCTTCAACGAGCAGAAACGCTTATTGCAGCCCTTCTCTCTATTGACCCCAATATGAGCCTTGTTGCCGCTGAATTCCGTCAACTCCTTCGCGCAGAAACCCAACGGCGCGCTATTCTTGAAGAAGGGGCTGCTCCGGAATTCGTGCTGGATCCAACACCAAGCCAAAAAGAATCTCTTCGGGCACTCACTGCTTTACGTACTGGCGATACAAAGGCAGCTATAGAGGCGGCCCAAACTGCAGAGAGCCTTCGTGTTCAGGCAAGCGGTAGCTATGTACGGAGCGGTAAGCCAACCGAGTTTGATGATTTCCGCGATGCAGATGATATTTTGTGTGGTTCAATCGAAATCCTCACCACCACAGGCAAATGTTTCTGGATCCCTCTAGAATCCTTCATTGAAATTACGTTCCATGCTCCACGCCGTCCACGGGATCTTTTCTGGCGTCGAGCATCTGTTGTCGTTCGTGGTGGCCCTGAAGGTGAAGTGTATCTTCCAGCCCTTTACTATCCATCTGGTAACACCAATGCATTACGGCTTGGGCGTGAAACAGATTGGATCAGCGATCAGGGGCCGGTGCGCGGACAAGGTCAAAGAGTTTTCCTCGCTGGAGAAGAAGCATTGGATATCCTTCAAGCTGAAGAAATTACTTTTGGATAA
- the tssE gene encoding type VI secretion system baseplate subunit TssE, with product MKDYATPTLSVLDRLLDAHPERADPPPSNVRTLAQIHAALRRDLEALLNSDRPWVVLKPHQATLQSSPLGYGLSDVTARALSDDDERERIRTEVENTLRRFDSRLTNIRVSLLPDNAPMSTVIRLQIEGVLLLDPQPELVRYSTAILPPGQPISIQAVRET from the coding sequence GTGAAAGATTATGCCACTCCCACCTTATCTGTTTTGGATCGCCTGTTAGATGCACACCCGGAGCGTGCTGACCCACCTCCGTCAAACGTGCGGACTCTCGCGCAAATCCATGCGGCCCTTCGGCGAGATCTGGAGGCTCTCCTGAACTCAGATCGGCCTTGGGTTGTTTTAAAACCCCATCAAGCGACCTTACAGAGTTCTCCCTTGGGGTATGGCCTTTCCGATGTTACTGCACGCGCACTTTCAGATGATGATGAGCGTGAACGTATCCGCACAGAAGTAGAGAACACATTACGTCGTTTTGATTCACGCCTGACCAATATCCGTGTCTCTCTTTTACCTGACAATGCCCCCATGAGTACGGTTATCAGGCTCCAGATTGAGGGGGTACTCCTTCTTGATCCACAGCCTGAACTCGTTCGTTATAGCACAGCAATTCTTCCGCCCGGACAGCCAATTTCCATTCAGGCTGTCCGCGAAACATAA
- the tssF gene encoding type VI secretion system baseplate subunit TssF, whose amino-acid sequence MADDFINAYQRELDALRTLAGTFAQAHPKVAGRLRLSRDTIDDPHVERLLEGVAFLTGRVQQRLDDEYPELTDTLLDILYPHYLAPLPSACLVQFEGMPDARTSIPVPLNSPLQTSLPNGTTCRFRTTAPADIWPIHAHSARMQAAPFDAPNHPASRQAQSILSVRLSLSNPDAKFLDVAPESLKFFIQAPHEQSSALYELLCAHTVGIALASSPNDDRPTILSKDQMTSCGFDLDEALYPWPKRSFTGFRLLTEYFAFPEKFLGVVINGLDARTLVETKNELTLFIYFDTIIPSLVRTLHSNALRLNCVPIANLYESTCEPIRLNHWKTNYPVDPPRNGNSSAEIWHINSVSEIHPDGTTRPWQPLYRYLPNKEENIVGEYTLARRLSPIGKRVETYLTPIEFNWTEEESRNRLLSIDATLSDGDLPARLPFGGGAPHFMPERGLGSVTQILCLTPPTQGWRQRQRARSAWALITHLNLNHLSLTGGEDAASALRDLLTLYDVRNTEETRAAIASLVEVTSAPTVARLSDGLKLGWSRGLEVTLTFEAGAWSEHGLFLLASVLDRFFALHIAANNFVRTVVRLTTHPDPVASFAPRAGFRRIL is encoded by the coding sequence ATGGCCGACGATTTTATCAATGCCTATCAACGTGAACTTGATGCCCTGCGCACCCTTGCTGGTACGTTCGCTCAAGCACACCCAAAAGTCGCCGGGCGTTTGCGTTTATCGCGGGATACGATTGATGACCCTCATGTTGAACGCTTACTCGAAGGTGTGGCCTTCCTTACAGGACGTGTCCAACAACGCTTAGATGATGAATATCCAGAACTAACCGATACCCTCCTTGATATCCTATACCCCCATTATCTTGCCCCCCTTCCTTCAGCTTGCCTTGTTCAGTTTGAAGGAATGCCCGATGCACGAACCTCCATTCCTGTTCCTCTGAACTCTCCACTACAAACTTCTTTACCAAACGGCACTACCTGCCGTTTCCGCACGACTGCTCCTGCTGATATATGGCCAATTCATGCTCATAGTGCACGAATGCAAGCGGCCCCTTTTGATGCCCCCAATCATCCTGCATCACGCCAAGCACAAAGTATCTTAAGCGTTCGGCTTTCCTTGTCTAATCCAGATGCTAAATTTCTTGATGTTGCGCCAGAATCTCTTAAATTTTTTATTCAAGCTCCCCACGAGCAGTCCAGCGCTCTGTATGAACTTCTTTGCGCGCATACTGTCGGAATAGCGCTTGCTTCCAGCCCGAATGATGACCGCCCAACCATTCTTTCCAAAGATCAAATGACCTCTTGTGGCTTTGACTTGGATGAAGCTCTTTATCCTTGGCCTAAACGTTCTTTCACAGGTTTCCGCCTTCTGACAGAATACTTTGCCTTTCCTGAAAAATTCCTTGGGGTTGTCATCAATGGATTAGATGCGCGTACACTGGTCGAAACCAAAAATGAACTCACTCTTTTCATTTATTTTGATACAATTATTCCAAGCCTAGTCAGAACCCTGCACTCCAATGCCTTAAGGCTGAACTGCGTTCCAATCGCCAATCTTTATGAGAGCACCTGTGAACCTATTCGCCTCAACCATTGGAAAACAAACTACCCCGTAGATCCTCCACGGAATGGGAACTCAAGTGCTGAAATTTGGCATATTAATTCCGTTAGTGAAATCCACCCTGATGGCACCACACGTCCATGGCAACCGCTTTATCGCTACCTTCCCAACAAAGAAGAAAACATCGTTGGAGAATACACTCTTGCACGGCGTCTTTCCCCAATAGGAAAACGTGTTGAAACCTATCTTACACCCATTGAATTTAATTGGACCGAAGAAGAATCACGCAACCGCCTTCTCTCAATAGATGCCACACTCAGTGATGGAGATTTACCCGCTCGTTTACCTTTTGGTGGCGGCGCACCACACTTCATGCCTGAACGTGGACTAGGGAGTGTAACACAAATCCTCTGTCTTACCCCACCAACACAAGGCTGGCGCCAACGCCAACGTGCCCGTAGTGCTTGGGCACTCATCACTCATCTCAACCTGAACCACCTTAGCCTCACAGGAGGTGAAGATGCTGCGAGTGCCCTGCGTGACCTCCTAACACTGTATGATGTTCGTAATACAGAAGAAACACGAGCAGCCATTGCAAGCCTCGTTGAAGTTACGTCTGCCCCTACCGTGGCCCGGCTGTCTGACGGACTTAAGCTTGGATGGAGCCGAGGTCTGGAAGTAACTCTGACTTTTGAAGCCGGGGCATGGAGCGAACACGGCCTCTTTCTGCTTGCGAGTGTACTCGATCGCTTTTTTGCTTTGCATATTGCAGCAAATAATTTTGTACGCACCGTTGTGCGCCTTACCACCCATCCAGATCCAGTTGCATCTTTTGCACCACGCGCTGGCTTTCGTCGTATCCTCTAA
- the tssG gene encoding type VI secretion system baseplate subunit TssG, whose translation MSEQNQPSTPALLENASLEELVQFPGRFSFDAAMALLQRLSGNRPLSEIVRFRTPPGLVTPNRDILNIEPQPDGTFDVWTSFGTMTGHDGILPRPYSALVDEEHRSRSPALSSFLDMLAQRPRIQFADAGTKYSAHSFAPTSTENKNERLLARVLFALTGFHSSDMVQRGQIDPRYLLYFSGLFATQPRSAERLRTILEEWMGTAITINQFSGQWISVPPQQQSQLPNASGGQFSQLGVDAIIGSHSWDLNARIEIQIGPLSLKDYRNFLPHGMYFTLLKSLIRIFIDDEVTCVLRLGLKKEDVPDFQFNSIHLGRDSWVPQKSKQKQDLFDTIIPISARD comes from the coding sequence ATGTCAGAACAAAACCAACCTTCCACGCCCGCACTCCTAGAAAATGCATCCCTAGAAGAACTCGTGCAGTTCCCGGGGCGCTTCTCCTTTGATGCTGCCATGGCTCTCTTACAACGCCTGTCTGGTAATCGTCCTTTATCTGAAATTGTACGGTTTCGAACGCCCCCCGGTCTTGTCACTCCTAACCGAGATATTCTCAACATTGAGCCGCAACCTGACGGGACATTTGACGTCTGGACCAGCTTTGGCACGATGACTGGGCACGATGGTATTTTACCACGTCCCTATAGTGCCCTTGTCGATGAAGAACATCGCTCACGTTCACCTGCTCTCAGTTCATTCCTTGATATGCTTGCCCAGCGCCCGCGGATCCAATTTGCTGATGCTGGAACCAAATATAGCGCACACAGTTTTGCTCCAACCTCAACAGAAAATAAAAATGAACGTCTTTTAGCGCGTGTTCTCTTTGCTCTAACCGGCTTTCACTCTTCCGATATGGTGCAGCGGGGTCAAATTGATCCACGCTATCTGCTGTATTTCTCTGGTCTTTTTGCAACGCAACCACGCTCGGCAGAACGCCTAAGAACTATTTTAGAAGAGTGGATGGGGACGGCAATCACAATCAATCAATTTTCTGGCCAATGGATTAGTGTCCCGCCTCAGCAACAAAGCCAACTTCCTAATGCTTCAGGGGGGCAGTTTTCTCAACTCGGGGTAGATGCCATTATTGGTTCACACTCATGGGATCTCAATGCCCGTATTGAAATTCAGATTGGCCCACTTTCTCTCAAAGACTATCGAAATTTTCTACCTCACGGAATGTATTTTACTCTCCTTAAAAGCTTAATCCGTATCTTTATAGATGATGAAGTCACCTGTGTTTTACGCTTAGGCCTCAAAAAAGAAGATGTTCCCGACTTCCAATTTAATTCTATTCATCTTGGCAGAGACAGCTGGGTGCCCCAAAAATCAAAACAGAAACAGGATCTATTCGACACTATAATTCCTATTTCTGCACGAGATTAA
- a CDS encoding DEAD/DEAH box helicase, whose translation MTSFAELNLAEPIQKALGEEGYITPTPIQAGSIPYLLDGRDLLGLAQTGTGKTAAFALPILDYLLREKKAPARKGVRALILAPTRELVSQIGQNCASYARHTKLSHAVIFGGVGQGRQVEAMRKGVDILVAAPGRLLDLIGQGHIDLSGLEVLVLDEADRMLDMGFVRDIRKIMTFLPEKRQTVLFSATMPPSIHDLAHSLLKDPATVQVTPESSTVDRIRQAVMFLDTEHKKDATLMLVEAPNVKRAVVFTLMKHEANKVAEFLSKNGITAEAIHGNKSQGARERAMSGFRDGTVKVLVATDIAARGIDVDDVTHVFNYDLPNVPESYVHRIGRTARAGRDGWAVSLCDAEQRAWLKDIEKKIGKSIAVVTDHPYHSDAAQNSTMRPPVLGGGGRRGGGAPRRGGSSGGAHSGNGNRGPRRSGGASSRGGSSRGGGGGRRH comes from the coding sequence ATGACTAGCTTTGCAGAGCTTAATCTTGCTGAGCCAATACAAAAGGCGCTTGGTGAAGAAGGCTATATCACTCCCACTCCGATACAGGCAGGGTCTATTCCATATCTTTTGGATGGGCGTGATCTTCTTGGATTAGCTCAAACAGGAACAGGCAAAACTGCTGCTTTTGCTTTGCCTATTTTGGATTATTTGTTACGCGAAAAGAAAGCGCCTGCTCGAAAAGGGGTAAGAGCCTTAATTTTAGCCCCTACACGAGAGCTGGTTTCCCAAATAGGCCAGAATTGTGCCTCTTATGCACGGCATACAAAATTGTCGCATGCCGTTATCTTTGGTGGCGTTGGCCAAGGGCGACAGGTTGAGGCCATGCGTAAGGGTGTGGATATTCTGGTCGCAGCTCCTGGGCGTTTGTTGGATCTGATAGGCCAAGGGCATATAGATTTGTCCGGGCTTGAAGTATTAGTGCTGGATGAAGCCGACCGGATGCTCGATATGGGATTTGTTCGGGATATTCGGAAGATTATGACGTTCTTACCTGAAAAACGTCAGACTGTTTTATTCTCCGCAACAATGCCGCCATCTATTCACGATCTGGCTCATTCATTATTGAAAGACCCGGCAACGGTACAGGTTACGCCTGAATCAAGTACGGTTGACCGTATTCGTCAAGCGGTGATGTTTCTCGATACAGAGCATAAGAAAGATGCAACCTTGATGTTGGTTGAGGCCCCCAACGTCAAACGTGCTGTTGTCTTTACTCTAATGAAGCATGAAGCCAATAAAGTTGCTGAATTTTTGAGCAAGAATGGCATTACAGCAGAAGCAATTCACGGGAATAAATCGCAAGGAGCCCGTGAACGTGCGATGTCTGGCTTCAGGGATGGAACGGTAAAGGTGCTTGTCGCGACAGATATTGCAGCGCGCGGGATCGATGTTGATGATGTAACGCACGTCTTTAATTATGACTTACCAAATGTGCCTGAATCTTACGTTCATCGTATTGGCCGTACGGCCCGTGCAGGGCGTGATGGTTGGGCCGTTTCTTTGTGCGATGCAGAGCAACGGGCTTGGTTGAAGGATATCGAGAAAAAAATCGGTAAGTCCATCGCTGTTGTGACAGATCATCCTTATCACTCCGATGCAGCTCAAAACTCTACGATGCGGCCACCTGTTCTTGGTGGTGGTGGACGCCGTGGAGGAGGTGCTCCGCGTCGTGGCGGAAGTTCTGGAGGCGCGCATTCAGGGAACGGCAATAGAGGGCCAAGGCGTTCTGGAGGAGCATCATCTCGGGGAGGGTCATCCCGTGGCGGCGGTGGTGGACGGCGGCACTAG
- the metW gene encoding methionine biosynthesis protein MetW, producing MRVDQRLIAEMIHPRARVLDVGSGDGALIDYLYRTRACDARGIELNMQDVTHSVAHGLPVIHGDADHDLADYPDQVFDYVVLQRTLQAVERPREVLRQMLRIGRYAIVSFPNFGYWRLRLQLLTTGRMPMTTVWNTPWYVTPNIHPCTIRDFIALCDEEGYVVKKWLAVDEEGSRAPWRRSIRLANLFGEQALFLLRKK from the coding sequence ATGCGGGTTGATCAACGTCTGATTGCAGAAATGATTCATCCGCGCGCACGCGTCTTGGATGTGGGTAGTGGCGATGGTGCGTTGATTGATTATCTTTATCGCACGCGAGCATGTGACGCGCGGGGGATTGAGCTGAATATGCAGGATGTAACGCATTCTGTTGCTCATGGATTGCCTGTAATACACGGAGATGCAGATCATGACTTGGCGGATTATCCGGATCAGGTGTTTGATTATGTTGTTTTACAGCGAACGTTGCAGGCCGTTGAACGCCCTCGTGAAGTGTTGCGCCAAATGTTACGGATTGGCCGTTATGCGATTGTATCTTTTCCAAACTTTGGATATTGGCGCTTAAGGCTTCAGCTTCTGACAACAGGGCGTATGCCGATGACCACCGTTTGGAATACGCCATGGTATGTAACGCCGAATATTCACCCATGTACTATTCGAGATTTTATCGCCTTATGTGATGAAGAAGGATATGTGGTGAAAAAATGGCTTGCAGTTGATGAAGAAGGAAGTAGAGCGCCGTGGAGGCGTTCCATTCGATTGGCTAACTTGTTTGGAGAGCAGGCATTGTTTCTTCTGCGTAAGAAATAA
- the metX gene encoding homoserine O-acetyltransferase MetX, with protein sequence MADGISSAEVDRPVYTHQAVRLDEGIDLECGVHLAPLDIAYCTYGVLSPARDNAILVCHALTGDQYIAEPSPVTGKPGWWSRMVGPGLPIDTDRFFVICSNVLGGCMGSTGPKSIRPDTGRAWDTDFPQITMHDIVAAQVRLIDYLGIGRLFAVVGGSMGGMQALTWVADHSDRVFAVMPIATSPFHSAQNIAFNEVSRQAILADPHWHGGRYRDFGEIPARGLGVARMMAHITYLSEEALTRKFGRRTRREVATTSKSADAEASSLFGEIFEVESYLRHQGSTFVRRFDANSYLTITRAMNYFDLAAEYDGDLAEAFRKCETRFCVVSFSSDWLFPTSQSRVLVRALNRAGANVSFVEIESDRGHDAFLLDEPDFDRTVRGFINGAAEHAGLKWGNSDAG encoded by the coding sequence ATGGCTGATGGCATTTCTTCTGCTGAAGTAGATAGGCCTGTTTATACGCACCAAGCCGTTCGCCTTGATGAGGGAATAGATTTGGAGTGTGGCGTGCATCTTGCCCCACTCGATATTGCTTATTGTACGTATGGCGTACTCTCACCTGCCCGTGATAACGCCATTTTGGTGTGCCATGCTTTAACGGGGGATCAATACATAGCTGAGCCAAGCCCCGTAACAGGAAAACCTGGGTGGTGGAGCCGAATGGTAGGGCCGGGCTTGCCTATTGATACAGACCGGTTTTTTGTTATCTGTTCGAACGTACTTGGTGGATGTATGGGGTCAACGGGCCCCAAGTCTATTCGTCCTGATACAGGTCGGGCGTGGGACACAGATTTTCCGCAAATTACGATGCACGATATTGTGGCGGCGCAAGTTCGGTTAATTGATTATTTGGGAATAGGGCGCTTATTTGCCGTTGTTGGTGGATCAATGGGAGGGATGCAGGCTCTCACATGGGTAGCCGATCATTCAGATCGTGTTTTTGCTGTGATGCCTATTGCAACCTCTCCCTTTCATTCCGCACAGAATATTGCGTTTAATGAGGTAAGCCGACAGGCCATTTTAGCAGATCCTCATTGGCATGGCGGCCGTTATCGGGATTTCGGAGAGATCCCGGCAAGAGGGCTCGGTGTGGCGCGCATGATGGCGCATATTACATACCTATCTGAAGAAGCTCTAACACGAAAGTTTGGTCGTCGGACGCGGCGTGAGGTGGCTACAACGTCTAAATCTGCGGATGCAGAAGCAAGCTCGCTTTTTGGTGAAATTTTTGAGGTTGAAAGCTATTTGCGTCACCAAGGCTCAACTTTTGTGCGGCGCTTTGATGCAAATTCATATTTAACAATTACCCGCGCGATGAATTATTTTGATTTAGCAGCGGAGTATGATGGTGATTTGGCAGAAGCATTTCGCAAATGCGAAACACGCTTTTGTGTTGTATCGTTTAGTTCGGATTGGCTGTTTCCTACCTCTCAGTCTCGTGTGCTTGTGCGTGCATTGAATCGGGCAGGGGCGAATGTGTCGTTTGTTGAGATTGAGAGCGACCGCGGACATGATGCATTTTTATTGGATGAGCCTGATTTTGATCGAACGGTTCGTGGTTTTATTAACGGTGCTGCGGAACATGCCGGTTTGAAGTGGGGGAACTCTGATGCGGGTTGA